The sequence GATATATACTCTTAACATTCTCAATGCAAAACAAGAAATCAAGCTAGCATTGTAAGATTTGCTTCGTGATTTCTTGGCCAAAGTCTTGACTATAGAGTTTGTGCATCAAGGCCATTTCGGATGCGAAGCCAGAGCATAAAACCTTACAAGCATGTCTCATTTCGCATTCAGGAGAACTACAAGCCTGCTCCTGAACTGCTTGCTTTACTCAAGGAAAAGACAAGTTATCTAGAGAGAGAAGAGTTTGAGCCAGTGTGTCAATTCATTCCAAAGAGGCTTTGCTGAGTTTTCGTCGCTCAGGAGTCAGAAACAAGGGTCTATGTCTCTATAAATGTTTCTCTCATTCCATTGAAAAATCAACAGCAATTATAACGAGGACTGGGAGATCAGTTCCTTCAGGATCCTTGATTCATCAATGCTGCAAAATCCTGCATATGATCATGCTAAGTACAACATATCCAACAAAGGATACCCAAACAAACAGTTGTACTCAAAAGTCGGAATGCCGACCCCTACTAGCTAAACTCAATCACTGCTTTAACATTCAGAATTTCCATTTTGATCTCCTTGGTTCTGTCCCTTCACCTTCAGTCTCACAGGTTTCATCCACCGCATCGTCCATGCATACATAAACATCTGTCCTTCGTACAATACCACTCGTGGGTGAGCTTGGGCACGcttcactttcttctctgGATGACCGGAATTTCGCTGTGAATGCACTGGGAGGACACGAAATGATCTCTCCAGTCTCGCAATTCTCgttaatattattaatagaAGGGCGATATCCGCCAAATGAGCTGGTTCTGATCTTTTTGGGCATAGCCGGGCCGGTGATCTCGACCTTGTAGTTGCATATTCCGGCCCGATTTCCCGGGTTTTTTTCGAAGTCGTTTGACTCGCTGTGAATGGTGCTGGGGCGGGGAGTCGCTTGAGGGAAACTTTTTGCGGTAGAAAGCCGCGAAAGGTTGAGTCGCTCGGGGCGGCGACGGGTGTAGCAGCCGGTGGTAAGCTGGTGGGCTGACTCGGCTTGGGAGGAGAAAAATCGTTTAAACATGGGTCCTAGGGTCGGAAGAGATGTCGAGATTAAAGCTAGATGGAGTTCCAGACTAAGCGGCGGAAAATAAGCTTAAGGTCTCATGAATGATGAAAGAGTTTTGTGATATATCGCGGACAGGGAATTGCTAACATACAGAGACCATAAACCGTAGTCATCACCACTAAGATGTTAACCTTGTTAGAATTGAGAATGATCTGCTCCATGGACACGAGGCAAACATACCGGTATTTCACCTTCACTTTCAAAGCGTACACCGACATTGAAGTTTTAATTATTGCAGCGAAGCATGTCCTAGAAAACCAAGTTTAGTATGCACTTCGGTCAAGCCAGGGCCATAGTTCTCAAACTGACAGATAACCGAATGCCACCATTACTATAAATGCCAACCGAAACCGTCGGGTATTCTGAAGATTATGAAACAAAACAACGCAGAAAGTTACAAAACAACCATCAATAGCAGCATCGATACCTAGTTTCCAGTTAGCTTATCATCTCATGAGGAGATACACAAAATGAACTCACCACAGATTACCATATTAAACACCATAAACCCCGTTCTCGACAAACATTGCGCCGTGTCTCTCTCAGTGAGTGACCACCCAGCAGACACGGGAATGCAGCGGAAGATTTGAAGCCCGAGATGGGCCAACAGAAGAACAAATAGAGCAGCTTCCGGCGGTAAAGTATAAGCAGCTTTTCCAAATATAGGGTATGGTACGGGTGAATCGCAAGCATACCAAGGATACATTTCACGAAGACACgtctttttcctcttccaaGAACTCGCAGAAGAAAGAGGCCGAATGATATCTTCACAGAGTAGATTCCAAGTCCAAGGATCATGAAATGAAAGTACGCGAGTTTTACAAGCGCAGAAAGGTCAGATCTTGTTAGGAACTGGGTATATCGCCCAAGTCCATGTTTCGATTCAAAAATTAAATACCCGATAAGGAGAGAGGCGCAGACCTATACTGGCAGCGTTAGTTGAGAGGATATAGAAACATTATCAGTCGGTCAACGAGGAGTTGGATGCACCGATGCAAGTGTTATGAAAAAATCATCGAGCGAAAAGCGTTTGGCAACGAATATGCGAACATAAAGCCTCACGAAGACAACGAGGAGGGCAACGCCGGAGAAAAATCCAG is a genomic window of Coccidioides posadasii str. Silveira chromosome 3, complete sequence containing:
- a CDS encoding uncharacterized protein (EggNog:ENOG410QDTT~TransMembrane:7 (o34-56i68-87o107-133i145-167o192-217i229-247o267-287i)) — translated: MSSMALLGDFSLLLYRRNEPEFDPSLSDTSKAPMILSISGFFSGVALLVVFVRLYVRIFVAKRFSLDDFFITLASVCASLLIGYLIFESKHGLGRYTQFLTRSDLSALVKLAYFHFMILGLGIYSVKISFGLFLLRVLGRGKRRVFVKCILAALFVLLLAHLGLQIFRCIPVSAGWSLTERDTAQCLSRTGFMVFNMVICGIDAAIDGCFVTFCVVLFHNLQNTRRFRLAFIVMVAFGYLTCFAAIIKTSMSVYALKVKVKYRGDDYGLWSLLELHLALISTSLPTLGPMFKRFFSSQAESAHQLTTGCYTRRRPERLNLSRLSTAKSFPQATPRPSTIHSESNDFEKNPGNRAGICNYKVEITGPAMPKKIRTSSFGGYRPSINNINENCETGEIISCPPSAFTAKFRSSREESEACPSSPTSGIVRRTDVYVCMDDAVDETCETEGEGTEPRRSKWKF
- a CDS encoding uncharacterized protein (EggNog:ENOG410QDTT~TransMembrane:5 (o6-22i34-58o78-101i113-131o151-171i)) is translated as MILGLGIYSVKISFGLFLLRVLGRGKRRVFVKCILAALFVLLLAHLGLQIFRCIPVSAGWSLTERDTAQCLSRTGFMVFNMVICGIDAAIDGCFVTFCVVLFHNLQNTRRFRLAFIVMVAFGYLTCFAAIIKTSMSVYALKVKVKYRGDDYGLWSLLELHLALISTSLPTLGPMFKRFFSSQAESAHQLTTGCYTRRRPERLNLSRLSTAKSFPQATPRPSTIHSESNDFEKNPGNRAGICNYKVEITGPAMPKKIRTSSFGGYRPSINNINENCETGEIISCPPSAFTAKFRSSREESEACPSSPTSGIVRRTDVYVCMDDAVDETCETEGEGTEPRRSKWKF